One Oncorhynchus keta strain PuntledgeMale-10-30-2019 chromosome 34, Oket_V2, whole genome shotgun sequence genomic window, TTAATGGCCACTTCCAGGTCAGGTGTCCTCTTTCCCAAAGTATCCATCTGAGACAGACAGGTCAATCAAACGACAGACCGTTACCTTCACAACTGGAGCAGCACCTATATTACTTACAGTACTATCCCACCTATATATTTGTATTGTTCTGTATTTGTATTTGCTTGATACAAAGGCCTATCTTAGTTGTGACTATGCAGAATGTACATTTTGCTGTTATTTTACCTGAGAGTTCTCTGTGCTCTCCTCACACACCTCCATCTTCTCCTGGCAGTTCACCTGGACCTCTTTGAGCATCAAACATGATGAAAACACAATAAAACCAAACATGGATTTCCGACTGCATTTGACTTATTAAAAGAGAAAATAGCACTACTGTTATCATGTTCAGCGAAACTGCTTTATACTAAGATTTGAGAGAGGAGGTCCTACCGGAATTGTCCAAGTAAAGGTTGTTGTCCGGATTTTCCATTACTTTTATCATGCGAGTCTAAAAGTAGAAACCCCATTAAAAATGTTATAGACTATAGGTACATCCCATGGGATAGACAGCAACACCCCCTACTGGGTTAAAACAATAGCGCCATGCCATCGGCACCCAGTCAAATTAGCCTAGAGGCCTCAAGTCTCACCTGCTGACTGCTGATCTTGGTCACTGTCCCTTCCTCCATCTTCAGCTCCCACTTGTCCCTCATGCAGATCGGCTGCTCGTCATCAACCTACAGAGAAAAGGGGACAGCTGTTAATCAACGTGTCACCTGCCAGTCTGGTTGACATTACTCTGACTAGTTATTTCCCCCCTTTCCTTCATACCTGCTccagcctttctctctctgtggtcacGTCCACCTTCAGGGTGTGGAAGGGAGTGTCCACCTCACCCATGGTCAGGTTGACAGGCTCCTTCTCAAACTGCATGCTATCGCTGTCCCCCTCCATGAAGCCTGGGGGTTGGTAGTCCTGGGGAGTGACtgagatatatacacacatgcaaacacacacacaaactctttatgtgtaaaaaaaaaaaaacatatacttGTTATACCCTATGAAAGTTGCGCTTCAATTTTACTTCTGTACTCCATCCGGGTTTTGTAGGCTAAGAATGGGCTTAAAATGTTTATTGTCAAATTCATAAAAACGCAGTCATTTAAGAAATATATTAAAGTgttttgtatatatttatataccaTATGCCGGTTTTCAACGTATTTGAGACTCAATAAGCACGAAGCGGAAAAGTTACAACCGTTTAATTTGAACTACACACAAACTACAAATCAAAAGGCAGTAGTTGGCAACTTTCAGTGAAAAACACTCCCAGCTAATCTAATATAAAACACATCAAAAGCCTGTAACTAACAGGTTGTTACCTTCCTGTAAGTCTTCAGCTAAAACAGTCATGCTCCAGCATGCTAACAACGCTGCAGGAGATGTAGTTAAAATGAGACTTTTCTAACTCTCGTGATGTGTCTTACTTATTCAGCTTCAAATATTTTGATAAAAGGCATCGGGTGTGAGCAAATCAATACACAATtaaaaactgggtggttcgagccctgaatgttgattggctgaaagccatggtataccatggttatgacaaaacatttatatttactgctctaattaggttggtaaccagtttataatagcattaAGGTACAACAGGGGTTGTGctaggacacagcccttagctgtggtatattggccatataccacaccccctcgggccttattgcttaaatatacactCAGTATacaaaacacctgctctttccatgacatatggaaggtgaaagctatgatgccttactgtcacttgttaaattcccttcaatcaatgtagatgaagggagggTGACAGGTTAAACAAAGGATTTTGAAGCCTTGAGacgattgagacatggattgtgtatgtgtgccattcagagggtgaatagaaaatacaaaagattgaagtgtctTTGAatggagtatggtagtaggtgccaggcacaccggtttgtgtcaagaactgtaatgCTGTTtccgtgtgtattaagaatggtccactagggcctccgggtggcgcagtggttaagggcgctgtactgttACAACAGAACCTGTactgcccaggctctgtcgtaagtccgtggggcgacgcacaattggcctagcgtcgtccgggttagggagggtttggccggtatggaaatccttgtctcattgcgcaccagagatccctgtggcgggccgggcgcagtgcgcgctaaccaaggttgccaggtgcacggtgtttcctccgacacattggtgtggctggcttccaggttggatggcgctgtgttaagaagcagtgcggcttggttgggtatcggaggacgcatgactttcaaccttcgtctctcccgagaccgtacgggagttgtagcgatgaggcAAGTGTGTAGCTCtaaaaaaaacaattggataccatgaaattggggagaaaaaggggtaaaaaaatatataatttaaaaatggtccaccacccaaagaacatccagccaacttgacacaattgtgggaagcattggagtcaacatgggccagcatccccgtggaatgctttcgacaccttgtagagtccatgcaccaatgatttgaggctgttctgaggtcaatggggtgttcctaatgtttggtatactcagtgtaattAAATGAATTTGATCATATAATCTTGGAGCCCATTTAAAAGACCCAGGACATTACCCCGGAAGTATGATGTCACTTGCGCAGCGTACTGCGTCACATCATCCCCATCATTGTGTGGTCTTTACCGTCGTCGTAGTAAGAGAGTTTCATGTTGAGACAGACATTGTCTGGCAGAGGACCCAGGTTCTGCATCAGTGTGTAGAGTTTACGCACCAGGAGGAGGCTGGACTTTTTTGTGTTGCTGCAAGCCATCTTTCCCAGATTCTTGCTGTTTTTGCTAAAACAAGAATAAATGTAAACATTTTTAGACAATTAAAAGGTTCTTTCTTCAATGTTTCTCAATTAAATTCTGCCATGTTATCATTATGTTATACACATTAGGGTTGAATATTTTCCcggtattttacaaatgttccatcccgaGAATAAATCACTTTTGTGAAGCCGGTAATTCCTGCCAAAACTGGATGTGTCATTCAAAAGCATTACAAAGCATATAAATAGACCTATGTTTGGATTTTATTATAGCTTTGATCGAAAATTCATGCCTGATGCAACCTAAacctgattaaataaatgttatgagccctacattaaagacatttaatgagcccaagCCCAAAAACGCCCAAATGATTGTACCGTTATCCATTACAGCTACTGAACATGACATAAGACAGAAAAACATAAAAGCACatagatgtagctagctacagtgccttgcgaaagtattcggcccccttgaactttgtgaccttttgccacatttcaggcttcaaacataaagatacaaaactgtattttttgtgaagaatcaacaagtgggacacattcatgaagtggaacgacattttttGGATATTTCaaatttttttaacaaatcaaaaactgaaaaattgggcgtgcaaaatgattcagcccccttaagttaatactttgtagcgccaccttttgctgcaattacagctgtaagtcgcttggggtatgtctctatcagttttgcacatcgagagactgaaattctttcccattcctccttgcaaaacagctcgagctcagtgaggttggatggagagcatttgtgaacagcagttttcagttctttccacagattctcgattggattcaggtctggactttgacttggccattctaacacctggatatgtttatttttgaaccattccattgtagattttgctttatgttttggatcattgtcttgttggaagacaaatctccgtcccagtctcaggtcttttgcagactccatcaggttttcttccagaatggtcctgtatttggctccatccatcttcccatcaattttaaccatcttccctgtccccgctgaagaaaagcaggcccaaaccatgatgctgccaccaccatgtttgacagtggggatggtgtgttcagggtgatgagctgtgttgcttttacgccaaacataacgttttgcattgttgccaaaaagttaaattttggtttcatctgaccagagcaccttcttccacatgtttggtgtgtctcccaggtggcttgtggcaaactttaaacaacactttttatggatatctttaagaaatggctttcttcttgccactcttccataaaggccagatttgtgcaatatacgactgattgttgtcctatggacagtctcccacctcagctgtagatctctgcagttcatccagagtgatcatgggcctcttggctgcatctctgatcagtcttctccttgtatgagctgaaagtttagagggacggccaggtcttggtagatttgcagtggtctgatactccttccatttcaatattatacttgcacagtgctccttgggatgtttaaagcttgggaaatctttttgtatccaaatccggctttaaacttcttcacaacagtatctcggacctgcctggtgtgttccttgttcttcatgatgctctctgcgcttttaacggacttctgagactatcacagtgcaggtgcatttatacggagacttgattacacacaggtggattgtatttatcatcattagtcatttaggtcaacattggatcattcagagatcctcactgaacttctggagagagtttgctgcactgaaagtaaaggggctgaataattttgcacgcccaatttttcagtttttgatttgttaaaaaagtttgaaatatccattaaatgtcgttccacttcatgattgtgtcccacttgttcttgattcttcacaaaaaaatagttttatatctttatgtttgaagcctgaaatgtggcaaaaggtcgcaaagttcaagggggccgaatacttttgcaaggcactgtatatgctcTCTTTGGTAAATAAATTAAACAAGCTCCAGTAATCTTTTTGAGTGTGAACTGTATTACTCTACTGCATTGTTTACACTGTATTATATGGGCTGGAATTACGCACCTTGGTCAAACCATGATAAAGCAGGTAGAGAACGTGTGATTCTGGTGCAGCACATGCAGCCTACAAAGTTACAAGTATAGGCTAGTGAATTTGATTGACATTTTTCATAATATTTCCCCTAATGTTATTAGcctacctcctctttctctctctagtgttGCTTCATTCCTTCCTTGCTTCCAACAGTTAAATGAAATAAGTGTTGTTGTCCTTATCTTCATCATTCTAATGACATGCTTGAATAATATAGGACTATTTACGAGGATTGGATGGTTATGGGTCTGCATAATTAACTGCTATATAACCTACCCCCATCCCGCATTTGCTCTTCTTTCAAACTAACCAAGAGTTTTATTAGCTCCTGTATTTAACATTCGGAAAACAAGAGCTTGTGTCCCTCTTCGAATAGTCTATTGGTGTTAGAAATACAAAAAACAAAATTTCCAGCAAATTATTCTAGTCTAGATTTTCCTGCATGGAGCTCCAAGAGCTAAGGAACATTTTTTTACAGAGTCCAACAGAGCACAGGTGCTTGTGTATTGCGCAAGAGACCGAGGATATAAGTTAGAAACGTATTATGCATTAACCGTCATTCATTACATAAATATAAGAATAATACTGCATTTGGATTTATTTCCTGAAAGAGGTAGGTTAGCACATCTAGAGTGCATTCGAGAACTTTTCGGACCCCTTGAGTTCActtatttttttcctcatcaatctacgcacaataccccataatgacaaagcgaaaacagttttatTGAAATTTTGGAAAACTTAATTAGAAACCCccccagaaataccttatttacataagtattcagaccctttgccatggaacttgaaattgagctcaggtgcatcctgtttccattgatcatccttgagatgtttctacaacttgattggagtccacctgtggtaaattcaagtgattggacatgatttggaaatgcaaaCACCTGccaatataaggtcccacagttgacagtgcatgtcagagcaaaaaccaagccatgaggtcaaaggaattgtccgtagagttccgagacaggattgtgtctgttccgagacaggatggtggcacagatctggggaagggtaccaaacaatttcaacagcattaaaggtccccaagaagacaatagcattcttaaatggaagaagtttggaaccaccaagactcttcctagagctggccacgcggccaaactaagcaatcgagggagaagggccttggtcagggaggtgaccaagaacccgatagtcactctgacagagctccagagttactctttggagatgggagagccttctagaaggacaaccatctctgcagcactccacctatcaggcctttgtggtagagtggccagatggaagccattcctcagtaaaagtcacGACGGCcagcttgaagtttgccaaaaggcccctaaagTCTCTCAAACCATGacaaagattctctggtctgatgaaaccaagattgaactctttggcctgaatgccaaccgtAACGTCTgcaggaaacatggcaccatccctacggtgaagcatggtggtggcagcatcatgctgtggggatgtttttctgcagcagggactgggagactagtcaggattgagggaaagatgaacggaacaaagtacggAGAGATCCTTGAAGATATCCTGCTCTagaatgctcaggacctcagactgggggcgaaagttcaaatcgaatcaaatcctATTAGTAACATGTGCctaataaaacaggtgtagaccttacagtgaaatgcttacttacgagcccctaaacaacaatgcagttaaaaaaaaatatggataagaataagaaataaaagtaacaagtaattaaataacaatagcgagacaatatacagggggtaccggtacagagtcaatgtgcgagggcaccggttagttccccccccccaccccaattGGAgttagttacagtcttgtctcattgctgcaactcctgtacggactcgggagaggcaaaggtcgagagccatgcgtcctccgaaacacaacccaaccaagccgcactgcttcttgacacaatgccccggaagccagctgcaccaatgtgtcggaggaaacaccgtacacctggcgaccatgtcagcgtgcactacacctggcccgccacaggagtcactagtgcgtgatgagacaaggatatcccttccggccaaaccctcccctaacccggacgacgatgggccaattgtgtgccgccccatgggtctcccggtcgtggccggctacgacagagcctggactcgaacccagaatctctagtggcacagctagacCACTACTACAGCGCCTTAGACCactacgccactcgggaggcatgggcaccggttagttgaggtaatatgtacatgcaggtggagttattaaagtgactatggatagacaatggaacctacctaagatgtcacctattgaacaactctgccacgcagaccaaccactgttcaagaccatttcccgtgtttacaatgctcttgtgtcaggactaacactgcctgggctagataaaccccgacttagatgggagagagatctgggtattgatcttgatgaggatctatggagtgacctatgcagggatggcgttacatccacattgaactccagatacagactgatccagtttaatttcctccatcagctctatatcaccccatctagactgcacaggttcaacccagatatctcctccctatgttttagatgtggctcagatgaaagaacattcctccattccacttggcagtgttcaaaactacacggtttctggcagggggtatgcgataccatatcctcaattcacggggttgcattccctttagacccggaggtctgtctactgggtaactttactaacaccaatcttaggcaaagccatactataaagctaacagaaatattgctagcgattgccaagaaatgtattgccttgaaatggaaattggattcctccctgccagttgcaatgtggctttcggaagttaatagttgtatccctttggagaaaatcacttactgcttgaggaataagttaaagacattttacagaatttggcaaccttttattgactatatggagaatctcccccacatctcattgattgaatctatatgtAATCCTCACAcaatgtttcacacgtaatgtatattatgtagcctacggcaggtgatccaatgtctcgttatttattttttatatttttttttaaaatttcttaaatgttttattattgtatgtttgtttatataactataattataatttatttttgttacgttcatctgttactgtcactttgtcctatcgttgtctaatatcttttcacttttgttttgagtgttcgtaattggaaaatgcaaaatatatatatatattttttaaaagtgACTATagatagatgataacaacagagagtagcagcggagtaagaggggggggggcaatgcaaatagtctgggtagccatttgattagatgttcaggagtcttatggcttgggggtagaagctgtttagaagctgtCTAGACATGGCGCTCCGGCACCACTTGCTGTGcactagcagagagaacagtctataactagggtgactggagtctttgacaatttttactgtcttcctctgacactgcctggtatagaggtcctggatggcagggagcttggccccagtgatgtactgggccgttcgcacgaccctctgtagtgccttgcggttggaggccgagcagttgccatactaggcagtgatgcaaccagtcaggatgctctcgatggtggggctgtagaaccttttgaggatctgaggacccatgccaaatcccttcagtctcctgagggggagtaggttttgtcgtgccctcttcatgactatcttggtgtgcttggaatatgttagtttgttggtgaagctctcaacctgctccgctGCAGCCCTGTcgtccctaagcacacagctaagacaacgcaggattggcttcaggacaagtctctgaatgtccttgagtggcccagccaaagcctggACTTGAGCCAGATcgaacaactctggagagacctcaaaatggctgtgcagcgacgctctccGTCCAACTTAACAGAACTTGacaagatctgcagagaagaatgggagaaactctccaaattcaggtgtgccaagcttgtagtgtcatacccaagaagactcgagactgtaatcgctgtcaaaggtgcttcaacaaagtattgagcaaagggtctgaatacttacagttgaagtcgtaggTTGACATAGTTAGGTTGGAATAATTAAAAAACTTGTTttgcaaccactccacaaatttcttgttcacaaactatagttttgtcaagtcggatAGGAAtcctactttgtgcatggcacgagtaatttttccaactattgtttacagagattatttcacttataattcactgtatcacaatttcagtgggtcagaaatttgaatacactaagttgactgtgcctttaaacagcttggaaaattccacaaaattatgtcatggctttagaagcttctgataggctaattgacatcaattgagtcaattggaggtgtacctgtggatgtatttcaaggcctaccttcaaactcagtgcctctttgcttgacatcatgggaaaatcaaaagaaatcagccaagacctcagaaaaagaatagttgacctccacaagtctggttcatccttgggagcaatttccaaacgcctgcaggtaccatgttcatctgtacaaacaatagtacgcaagcataaacaccatgggaccacgcagccgtcgtaccgctcaggaaggagacgcgttcaatctcctagagattaacggactttggtgcgaaaagtgcaaatcaatcccagaagaacagcaaaggaccttgtgaagatgctggaggaaacaggtacaaaagtatcgatatccacagtaaaatgagtcctatgtcgacataacctgaaaggccgctcagcaaggaagaagccactgctccaaaaccaccataaaaaatccagactacggtatgcaactgtacatggggacaaagatcgtactttttggagaaatgtcctctggtctgattaaataaaaatagaactgtttggccataatgaccatcgtaatgtttggaggaaaaaggggaaggcttgcaagccgaagaacaccgtcacaaccgtgaagcacgggggtggcagcatcatgttgtgggtgtgctttgctgcaggagtgacaggtgcacttcacaaaatagaaggcatcatgaggatggaaaattatgggtatttattgaagcaacatctcaagttaaagcttggtcacaaatgtgtcttacaaatggacaatgaccccaagcatacttccaaagttgtgtcaaaatggcttaaggacaacaaagtcaaggtattggaatggccatcacaaagccctgacctcaatcctagagACCGtttgtgggcataactgaaaaagcatgtgggagaaaggaggcctacaaacctgactcagttacaccagccctctcaggaagaatgggccaaattaaacaatttaaaggcaatgctaccaaataataattgagcgtatgtaaacttctgccccactgggaatgtgatgaaggaaataaaagctaaaataaataatttctctactattattctgacatttcacattcttaaaataaagtggtgatcctaactgacctaaaactgaatttttactgggattaaatgtcaggaattgtgaaaaacttgagtttaaatgtatttggcaaaaggtgtatgttaacttccgacttcaactgtctgtaaatgtgatatttcctgcctgtactttagcctatcggatttcctgttattAACCTATTGCCTGATCCCCCGGACGACGTTACTATAGCCTTTtcactgcctgtactgttgccttttttggaccccctgtgtatgaccttctgcctgcccctggacccagctacctgcctcctcctgtggtcctttacaaataaacacctgctgcgccctgcgcttgaaaccagctgtCTCCCGTCATGTTCATTACAGTTataaatactttccaaatgcactgtatatataggcCTATATTTATCAATCTTGAACACGATTATCTATTTTGAATGCAATTTGAATGGAattgatggagagagaaagacagtgagaaAGTGTTCACTCATGCACTGATTTAAAGAAACGATACAGGAGTGTTTTAAACTCTGCAATCAAACAAATATATAACctttacaataaaaaaaaaaataaggtGATCCCCGAACGCCAGATGGTGATGTGCAAATTAGATGCGCATTctgtctttatattactgtagtgtaggctatgctgcagcaaatgtaggTCTACCGatcacaataaaaaaaaagttACCAAGGGaaggtctacatactgagatgggctgtcggtTCCCACCCTGAGAGTTGATGATTCATTATGCAGTGACCAGAGGGAAGGCCTTACAGAATCCAGATTTAGACATTGTATAtaatttaacagttccatttcacgtCATGCTGTTCATATAAATAATTTATTATAATTTACCGGTTTCTCAGTTATTTATCCCGGGAAAAGGGAGTGGTTTTGggcagtaaatctcagtaaccgGGTTCCTGCCATTCAACCCTAATACACATTCACAAAGCTATACCTTTCAAAGTCAATTTTGGGTCCCTTTTCAGTGTATTGGACTTTGAACTGGTAGCATTCAGTAACCTTCTGCAAATCGCAAAGAAAGACCAGTGTCACAATGAgaaaataaatatactgtagtttgTTCTAGTGCAGAGAATCAAAGCATTACTATGATCGATACCTATGGGGTTAAAAAGTTGTCTATTACCTTTGGATTATCTGGGTCTGTGTATATCTATAGAAAGTGGAAGGATACAAACTTTAGCAACTTAAAATGCTTTATATGCTGAAGAAAATATTTGATGagatatactcacagacataacgACCGTCCGCAACTGTTGGAATACAAGACATTCATTATATGTCATTAATTAACAttaataacatgtagataataAATAAACAACTAAATGCTAGTATCTCACTTACATATTTTCTCTGAAGGGCATCAAAGCATCCCTGCATCCTGGGAGGTGTATAAAATAGTCTTAATTAATCAACCCTGAATAAATAATCTAACCAGGATAAAGGGAAAGGATTTGGCCACAGAGAAAACACTGTCCTGGAATTTCCCGACTGAGGCTTCGTGGTGTATACTAACCACTGTACAATCTGACTGGCACCAGGGCAGGTGCGTTCCTCCCTGAGGATCATAACTTTCTGCTCTGTGGCATAGAGACAAGAAAGTGTAAGTCTACTTCTTGAAGATGTTGGCTAGCTACAGTATAATAATTTCAATAACAATTGAGTACATTTAAAAAGAACATAAAATGTGTTTGACCTTCAACAAATTTTCTCCCATAAGCTTTTTCTGGGAAAAGACCCCTGAGATAAGTGATGCTGGAGACTGCAATTGCCAGCAGTTTCTTCACAACAATCAAGGACTGCTGCTCTGTTGAAACTACATTTGGTAGCAACTGGGTGCCCTATAAAATATAACAAAGGCAGGCGTTTACACTAAGGCAATTTGAAGATGTCTGAATAAATAGAGGCATTTAGATATCCATGCT contains:
- the LOC118367493 gene encoding HORMA domain-containing protein 1-like isoform X4 produces the protein MFTSPRTVCCGGKKIFVNLLSTSFTTMACEQRLRAAQGTQLLPNVVSTEQQSLIVVKKLLAIAVSSITYLRGLFPEKAYGRKFVEEQKVMILREERTCPGASQIVQWMQGCFDALQRKYLRTVVMSIYTDPDNPKQKQQESGKDGLQQHKKVQPPPVTPQDYQPPGFMEGDSDSMQFEKEPVNLTMGEVDTPFHTLKVDVTTERERLEQVDDEQPICMRDKWELKMEEGTVTKISSQQTRMIKVMENPDNNLYLDNSEVQVNCQEKMEVCEESTENSQMDTLGKRTPDLEVAIKMTRSGRVTRSTLERKAETEVHSVSKMTPSPIEDKMQISQFEFPCSQDVQASVSKKRKFSEPKERF
- the LOC118367493 gene encoding HORMA domain-containing protein 1-like isoform X3, with product MACEQRLRAAQGTQLLPNVVSTEQQSLIVVKKLLAIAVSSITYLRGLFPEKAYGRKFVEEQKVMILREERTCPGASQIVQWMQGCFDALQRKYLRTVVMSIYTDPDNPKKVTECYQFKVQYTEKGPKIDFESKNSKNLGKMACSNTKKSSLLLVRKLYTLMQNLGPLPDNVCLNMKLSYYDDVTPQDYQPPGFMEGDSDSMQFEKEPVNLTMGEVDTPFHTLKVDVTTERERLEQVDDEQPICMRDKWELKMEEGTVTKISSQQTRMIKVMENPDNNLYLDNSEVQVNCQEKMEVCEESTENSQMDTLGKRTPDLEVAIKMTRSGRVTRSTLERKAETEVHSVSKMTPSPIEDKMQISQFEFPCSQDVQASVSKKRKFSEPKERF
- the LOC118367493 gene encoding HORMA domain-containing protein 1-like isoform X1, producing the protein MFTSPRTVCCGGKKIFVNLLSTSFTTMACEQRLRAAQGTQLLPNVVSTEQQSLIVVKKLLAIAVSSITYLRGLFPEKAYGRKFVEEQKVMILREERTCPGASQIVQWMQGCFDALQRKYLRTVVMSIYTDPDNPKKVTECYQFKVQYTEKGPKIDFESKNSKNLGKMACSNTKKSSLLLVRKLYTLMQNLGPLPDNVCLNMKLSYYDDVTPQDYQPPGFMEGDSDSMQFEKEPVNLTMGEVDTPFHTLKVDVTTERERLEQVDDEQPICMRDKWELKMEEGTVTKISSQQTRMIKVMENPDNNLYLDNSEVQVNCQEKMEVCEESTENSQMDTLGKRTPDLEVAIKMTRSGRVTRSTLERKAETEVHSVSKMTPSPIEDKMQISQFEFPCSQDVQASVSKKRKFSEPKERF
- the LOC118367493 gene encoding HORMA domain-containing protein 1-like isoform X6, which codes for MFTSPRTVCCGGKKMMQGCFDALQRKYLRTVVMSIYTDPDNPKKVTECYQFKVQYTEKGPKIDFESKNSKNLGKMACSNTKKSSLLLVRKLYTLMQNLGPLPDNVCLNMKLSYYDDVTPQDYQPPGFMEGDSDSMQFEKEPVNLTMGEVDTPFHTLKVDVTTERERLEQVDDEQPICMRDKWELKMEEGTVTKISSQQTRMIKVMENPDNNLYLDNSEVQVNCQEKMEVCEESTENSQMDTLGKRTPDLEVAIKMTRSGRVTRSTLERKAETEVHSVSKMTPSPIEDKMQISQFEFPCSQDVQASVSKKRKFSEPKERF
- the LOC118367493 gene encoding HORMA domain-containing protein 1-like isoform X2, with the protein product MFTSPRTVCCGGKKIFVNLLSTSFTTMACEQRLRAAQGTQLLPNVVSTEQQSLIVVKKLLAIAVSSITYLRGLFPEKAYGRKFVEEQKVMILREERTCPGASQIVQWMQGCFDALQRKYLRTVVMSIYTDPDNPKKVTECYQFKVQYTEKGPKIDFESKNSKNLGKMACSNTKKSSLLLVRKLYTLMQNLGPLPDNVCLNMKLSYYDDVTPQDYQPPGFMEGDSDSMQFEKEPVNLTMGEVDTPFHTLKVDVTTERERLEQVDDEQPICMRDKWELKMEEGTVTKISSQQTRMIKVMENPDNNLYLDNSEVQVNCQEKMEVCEESTENSQMDTLGKRTPDLEVAIKMTRSGRVTRSTLERKAETEVHSVSKMTPSPIEDKMISQFEFPCSQDVQASVSKKRKFSEPKERF
- the LOC118367493 gene encoding HORMA domain-containing protein 1-like isoform X5, which codes for MFTSPRTVCCGGKKIFVNLLSTSFTTMACEQRLRAAQGTQLLPNVVSTEQQSLIVVKKLLAIAVSSITYLRGLFPEKAYGRKFVEEQKVMILREERTCPGASQIVQWMQGCFDALQRKYLRTVVMSIYTDPDNPKKVTECYQFKVQYTEKGPKIDFESKNSKNLGKMACSNTKKSSLLLVRKLYTLMQNLGPLPDNVCLNMKLSYYDDELHTCLIATTPVRSRERRRLKVMRPPIPNQAALLLNTAPSNLEASHTNVSEETPCTWQPWLARTAPGPPQGSLVRNETRISIPAKPSLTRTTLGQLCVAPRTYDRAWAVQVLL